One genomic segment of Catalinimonas alkaloidigena includes these proteins:
- a CDS encoding bifunctional aldolase/short-chain dehydrogenase: MEKEVSSFKHVQYLWDHDKARELKGDEVALLLYRSNMLGADLRITNYGGGNTSCKTIEKDPLSGEDTEVMWIKGSGGDIGSLKRSGLAGLYVDRLHALKNRYRGLEYEDEMVGFFYHCLYDLDSKAPSIDTPLHAFLPFKHIDHLHPDAIIAIAAAKDGKKITEELFEGQLGWVDWQRPGFDLGLQLEKCLKENPGIKGIMLGSHGLFTWADDAYECYMNSLETIEKASRFLEENYGKERPVFGGAKVESLPPEKRKSQAAQLAPLLRGYCSTHAAMIGHFTDDDKVLEYINSNDLSKLAPMGTSCPDHFLRTKIKPLVLDFLPADTDLSDQVAMKKHMDDAFEQYRKEYAEYYEQCKHPDSPAMRDPNPVVILWPGVGMFTYAKNKQTARVASEFYVNAINVMRGSEAVSEYTSLPTQEAFNIEYWQLEEDKLKRMPPEKALSRKIALITGSGGGIGKAVADIFMQHGACVVLSDMNAERLEESRKEFEAKYGKDAVSSVPMNVTNAEDIAKAYNEAALHFGGVDILINNAGLSISKPLETTTDQDWDIQHNVMVKGQFKASQEGVNIMRKQGMGGDIINIVSKNALVSGPNNVAYGSAKAAQLHMSRLLAAELGKDKVRVNVVNPDAVIEGSNIWANGWAEGRAKAYGVSVDELPAFYAKRTLLNETIKPEDIANAVFVLVGGLLKKSTGNVLNVDGGLAQAFVR, translated from the coding sequence ATGGAAAAGGAAGTAAGCTCTTTCAAACATGTACAGTATCTCTGGGATCATGATAAAGCCCGCGAGCTAAAAGGAGATGAGGTAGCACTCTTGCTCTATCGCTCCAATATGCTGGGGGCAGATCTGCGTATCACCAATTATGGTGGAGGCAACACCAGTTGTAAAACGATAGAAAAAGATCCGCTAAGCGGAGAAGATACCGAAGTAATGTGGATCAAAGGTTCAGGGGGCGATATAGGCTCGCTGAAGCGTAGTGGGCTGGCAGGTTTATATGTGGACAGGCTGCATGCCCTTAAGAACCGCTATCGTGGTTTGGAGTACGAAGATGAGATGGTGGGCTTCTTCTACCACTGCCTCTACGATTTGGATTCAAAAGCACCCAGCATTGATACCCCACTGCATGCTTTTCTTCCCTTTAAGCATATAGACCACCTGCATCCTGATGCCATCATCGCAATTGCGGCAGCCAAAGACGGAAAGAAGATTACCGAAGAGCTGTTTGAAGGCCAGCTGGGCTGGGTAGACTGGCAGCGTCCCGGATTTGACCTGGGTTTACAACTGGAGAAATGCCTGAAAGAGAATCCCGGAATCAAAGGAATTATGTTAGGAAGCCACGGCCTGTTTACCTGGGCTGACGACGCCTATGAGTGCTACATGAACAGTCTAGAGACCATAGAGAAAGCTTCACGTTTTCTGGAAGAAAATTATGGCAAAGAAAGACCCGTATTTGGGGGCGCTAAGGTAGAATCATTACCACCAGAGAAACGCAAGTCGCAGGCAGCGCAGTTGGCTCCTTTGCTCAGAGGCTACTGTTCTACCCACGCGGCCATGATTGGGCACTTCACTGATGACGATAAGGTATTAGAGTACATTAACAGCAATGACCTTAGCAAGCTGGCTCCTATGGGAACCAGTTGTCCCGACCACTTCCTCCGTACCAAGATCAAACCTTTGGTATTGGACTTTCTCCCTGCCGATACGGATCTAAGTGATCAGGTAGCCATGAAGAAGCATATGGATGATGCATTTGAGCAGTATCGTAAAGAGTATGCCGAATACTATGAGCAGTGCAAGCATCCTGACAGCCCTGCTATGCGTGACCCTAATCCCGTCGTTATTCTGTGGCCGGGTGTGGGCATGTTTACATATGCCAAAAACAAGCAGACTGCCCGTGTTGCCAGTGAGTTTTATGTCAATGCAATTAATGTGATGCGCGGCTCTGAGGCCGTTTCGGAGTACACTTCATTGCCTACTCAGGAAGCCTTTAACATTGAATACTGGCAGTTAGAAGAAGATAAGCTAAAGCGTATGCCTCCTGAAAAAGCCCTGTCCCGCAAGATTGCCCTAATTACGGGTAGTGGCGGTGGAATCGGTAAGGCAGTAGCTGATATTTTTATGCAGCATGGAGCCTGCGTAGTGCTCTCCGATATGAATGCTGAGCGCCTGGAAGAAAGTCGTAAAGAGTTTGAAGCCAAATACGGCAAAGATGCAGTTTCTTCAGTACCCATGAATGTTACCAATGCTGAAGACATTGCTAAAGCTTACAATGAGGCAGCTCTTCATTTCGGAGGCGTTGACATACTGATTAACAATGCGGGCTTGTCTATCTCCAAACCTTTAGAAACTACTACTGATCAGGACTGGGATATCCAACATAATGTGATGGTAAAAGGACAGTTCAAAGCCAGTCAGGAAGGCGTCAATATCATGCGTAAACAAGGTATGGGAGGGGATATTATTAACATTGTAAGTAAAAACGCTTTGGTATCCGGGCCAAATAATGTAGCTTACGGCTCTGCTAAGGCAGCTCAGCTGCATATGTCCAGGTTGCTGGCGGCAGAGTTAGGCAAAGATAAAGTGCGTGTGAACGTAGTGAACCCTGATGCGGTGATAGAAGGGAGCAACATCTGGGCCAACGGCTGGGCAGAAGGAAGGGCAAAAGCTTACGGAGTAAGTGTAGATGAATTGCCTGCTTTTTATGCCAAGCGTACTTTGCTGAACGAAACAATTAAACCGGAAGATATTGCTAACGCTGTTTTTGTACTGGTCGGCGGATTGTTGAAGAAAAGCACTGGTAATGTGCTCAATGTAGATGGAGGACTAGCCCAGGCATTCGTTCGCTAG
- a CDS encoding family 78 glycoside hydrolase catalytic domain produces the protein MKKQLFGLLLFFSCFDVSAQSPDINPELLRHQWDASWITHPTAPLTTYGVFHFRNTFDLPSQPASFVVHASADNRYRLFVNGQPVGFGPARGDLLHWRYETYDISEHLQVGKNVIAAVVWNFGEDMPVAQHSYYTGFILQGNTEAEHVVNTGEGEWKVVENEAYQPLTQQDFTVLGYYAVGATDHVDGEQYPWGWEETAYNDDEWLKPRNLKRGAPYGFPYGYGDGGYNLIPRNIPMMEEYVERFKEIERSEGSSAPEGFIQGEESWTIPANTKARLLLDQTYLVAGYPELKLSGGAGSQIKITYSEALYDESRQKGNRDETEGKNIIGYYDIFETDGGDDRTFRPLWNRTYRYVLLEVATEGDPLEVQDFYGIYSNYPFEEKAMFSTNDEVTEDIWEVGWRTARLCATETYMDCPYYEQLQYIGDTRIQALISLYVSGDDRLMRNSLMQFDHSRAPEGITMSRYPSGLAQYIPPYALFWIAMVHDYHMYREDEAFIKEMLPGVESVLTWFEDQLDNSGLLGGLLWWNYADAVEGFSRGTPPGAEEGNSILLTLQFIYAADYAVELFESYGKSYLADHYRELSAQMKEAVMALGYDDSRKLIAETPEKDAFSQHTNIMAILTDTAPEEMQVALFDKLVADTSLVQCNIYYRFYLTRAANKVGKADYFVNNMSTWTDMLEQGLTTFAEHEDNTRSDCHAWSASPNYEFLATVAGIMPGSPHYASVQIAPALGYLDEVSGSTPHPLGMIEVDLERKGEKGIQGTVDLPQGLSGTFVWNNKTVKLGGGKQEIKLE, from the coding sequence ATGAAAAAACAACTTTTTGGCTTACTGCTGTTCTTTTCATGTTTTGATGTATCAGCTCAGTCCCCTGACATTAACCCTGAGCTTCTGCGTCATCAGTGGGATGCGTCCTGGATCACTCACCCTACTGCCCCACTCACTACTTATGGCGTTTTCCACTTTCGCAACACTTTTGACCTGCCAAGCCAGCCAGCCTCGTTTGTAGTACATGCTTCAGCCGATAATCGTTACCGTCTTTTTGTGAACGGTCAGCCGGTAGGTTTCGGTCCAGCCCGGGGGGATTTGTTGCACTGGCGTTATGAAACCTATGATATCTCCGAGCATTTGCAAGTGGGTAAAAATGTGATTGCCGCTGTGGTATGGAATTTCGGTGAGGATATGCCCGTAGCACAGCATTCCTACTATACCGGCTTTATCCTACAGGGCAATACTGAGGCAGAGCATGTAGTTAACACAGGTGAGGGAGAATGGAAAGTAGTAGAAAATGAGGCTTATCAGCCGCTCACCCAGCAGGATTTTACAGTACTCGGTTACTATGCCGTAGGCGCTACCGATCATGTAGATGGAGAACAGTACCCCTGGGGATGGGAAGAAACAGCTTATAATGATGATGAATGGCTCAAGCCCAGAAACCTCAAAAGAGGAGCCCCCTACGGATTCCCTTACGGCTACGGAGATGGTGGTTACAACCTGATTCCTCGTAATATTCCGATGATGGAAGAATATGTAGAAAGGTTTAAAGAAATAGAACGTAGCGAAGGTAGCAGCGCCCCGGAGGGATTTATACAAGGAGAAGAAAGCTGGACAATTCCCGCCAATACCAAAGCCCGTCTGCTGCTGGACCAGACTTATCTGGTAGCCGGATATCCCGAGCTCAAACTGAGCGGAGGCGCGGGAAGCCAGATTAAGATCACCTATTCAGAAGCTTTGTATGATGAAAGTCGTCAAAAAGGAAACCGTGACGAAACTGAGGGCAAAAATATTATTGGTTATTACGATATTTTTGAAACGGATGGAGGAGATGACAGAACATTTCGTCCGCTCTGGAACCGTACCTATCGCTATGTACTGCTGGAAGTAGCGACGGAAGGCGATCCGTTAGAAGTACAGGACTTTTATGGTATTTATTCCAATTATCCCTTTGAAGAAAAAGCAATGTTCAGCACGAATGATGAGGTGACAGAAGACATCTGGGAAGTAGGCTGGCGTACCGCTCGCCTCTGTGCTACCGAAACCTATATGGATTGTCCATATTATGAGCAACTGCAGTACATCGGAGATACGCGCATACAGGCATTAATTTCTCTCTATGTCTCAGGCGATGATCGTTTGATGCGCAATTCTCTTATGCAGTTTGATCATTCGCGTGCGCCGGAAGGCATCACGATGAGTCGCTATCCTTCCGGACTGGCACAATACATCCCTCCTTACGCCCTCTTCTGGATTGCCATGGTGCATGATTACCATATGTACAGAGAGGATGAGGCTTTTATCAAAGAAATGCTGCCCGGGGTTGAGTCAGTGCTGACCTGGTTTGAAGATCAGTTGGATAATAGCGGTCTGCTGGGTGGTTTGCTCTGGTGGAACTATGCCGATGCAGTTGAAGGCTTCAGCCGGGGGACACCTCCCGGAGCAGAGGAAGGGAATTCTATTTTGCTCACGCTTCAGTTTATCTATGCAGCAGACTATGCTGTAGAGCTTTTTGAAAGTTATGGTAAGTCCTACCTGGCGGACCATTATCGGGAGCTGTCTGCTCAGATGAAAGAAGCAGTGATGGCGTTGGGCTATGATGATTCCAGAAAACTTATTGCTGAAACCCCCGAAAAAGATGCCTTCAGTCAGCATACTAACATTATGGCTATCCTGACGGATACGGCACCCGAAGAAATGCAGGTAGCCTTATTTGACAAGCTTGTAGCGGATACCAGCCTGGTACAGTGCAATATCTACTATCGCTTTTACCTGACTCGTGCTGCTAATAAAGTAGGTAAGGCAGACTATTTTGTCAATAATATGAGTACCTGGACTGACATGCTGGAACAGGGCCTGACTACTTTTGCCGAGCATGAAGACAATACCCGCTCGGACTGTCATGCCTGGAGTGCCAGCCCCAACTATGAGTTTTTGGCTACTGTGGCCGGTATTATGCCCGGTAGTCCGCACTATGCTTCTGTACAAATTGCCCCGGCTTTAGGTTATCTGGATGAAGTTTCCGGAAGTACGCCCCACCCGCTGGGTATGATAGAGGTAGACTTAGAGCGTAAGGGTGAAAAGGGAATACAGGGAACGGTTGATCTTCCTCAGGGGTTGAGTGGTACTTTTGTATGGAATAATAAAACCGTCAAACTCGGAGGAGGAAAGCAGGAAATTAAGCTTGAGTAA
- a CDS encoding PAS domain S-box protein, whose amino-acid sequence MPNSSELINTCLNAVDSGICVIDQHGNIKLANAAFAALCEISLDKISNSTYESILPQEKSGALLIEELIQGTRNELEECKTWWNTPELYKFVRGHAQDTVGDFGKGRIILLKDISKEVHQRQQLQYQSIILGNVQDSVIVTDSRGVITYWNDAATELFGYTRQEMVGGNINKLNPAFNVDDFITKAGGKKDYYRRRDWQYTRRDGKEVWADVKLSMLYDENGSDFIGFIGVSKDITEKKRQEQELVRRNKELASLIESQTNFLARVDLEGHYIFVNKHFLESFDYDESIIGKHFSSEIHPDDIEKCREGIRRCMAYPGVAVPIEIRRPKGDGSYITNYWEFTGITNEEGEVVELQGIGYDITERKRTENKVHYLKTFNELLLEISTGLVNLKYQNLGAHIIEALGDVTEFTGFDRAMMYLFNEDTSESELQYEYCAAGIPSSPPESHKYPAGPFVWWKEKIMNLEAVEISNKEGLPAEAKNTRREMEAYGVNAMISVPVAYEQEVMGFLVFLSMKKDKCWDYDAVTLLKLLGSILANTLYRARTVLDLEESRNRYRLLADNVTDMLIKHDLDFNITFATPSSKEMIGYLPEELIGSSFAELVYPEDHYKIMNHVQEALDGNLIRFITRLKKKSGAYLWVEASARAFDNNGKTELVAVIRDIHTQKLIEIEKTELFRETHTLNEELRASEEELRQTLDKTVELNEQLANNERKFKGLIEKSFDGIVVYGPDSSIKYISSSATQIIGYTQEEALKMSGRDFIYPADLPAADEKMSSLIQKPGERVSFEVRSTRKDGKVIWIETHITNLLGDPAIQGLVANFRDITDRKKAAIELEEIRMSLNVAQKIAKIGSWELELPAMKSYMSEEFYNLLGLQRDETQKSALNFVEFVHPDDKERIQTAIDLMMQAQKVTDLEFRIIDKKGRLKYVRAQNRLVTDGHGKAVRILGTIQDITKETELERLLEETSRLAKVGGWEVNVITNELIWTEETYAVHEVPYGEELELEKGIEFYHPEDRPVVEEALKKMTSTGIKYDLELRIITSKGNLKWVRTTGGIVTQVNGKVIKIRGSIQDITERKLREEEVKKYSERLRLAAESAQIGVWDMDIQQDILRWDRQTCKIFGVSEKHVQASLEKLRTLLYPEDRDRIPDIETLKSMQGDSINLQFRIIKADSKEIRHIKSSAKVLFDNEQNAVRMIGIHWDITALKENEERLQKNNEELRKTNTELDYFVYSTSHNLRAPLTSVMGIVDVLRDARSEAEKGQFIDLIRKSIYKLDETIQEINDYSKNSRVEVQKVPIDFRQMINTIAESLSFMDNARKVKLDLKYPEELEFYSDTGRLKIIFNNLLSNAIKYSNPAEEDPIISVNVESLEEGVLIEIKDNGIGIKKEYLDKIFNMFFRATNRSSGSGLGLYIVKEAVEKLGGDINVKSAPGKGTDFKIQLPNLK is encoded by the coding sequence ATGCCAAATTCTTCAGAATTAATAAATACCTGTTTGAATGCTGTTGATTCAGGTATTTGTGTGATAGATCAACATGGAAACATTAAGCTTGCCAATGCTGCATTTGCAGCATTGTGTGAGATAAGCCTTGATAAAATAAGCAATAGTACTTACGAATCTATTCTGCCACAGGAAAAGTCTGGAGCCTTACTAATTGAAGAACTAATCCAGGGTACTCGCAATGAGCTTGAAGAATGCAAGACATGGTGGAATACGCCGGAGCTGTACAAGTTTGTCCGGGGGCATGCGCAGGATACAGTAGGGGATTTTGGAAAAGGGAGAATCATCTTATTAAAAGACATAAGCAAAGAAGTACATCAAAGGCAGCAGTTGCAATACCAATCCATCATTCTCGGCAATGTGCAGGATAGCGTAATAGTGACCGACAGTAGAGGAGTGATTACTTACTGGAATGATGCCGCTACTGAGCTTTTTGGTTATACCCGGCAGGAGATGGTGGGGGGTAATATCAATAAGCTTAATCCCGCATTTAATGTAGATGACTTTATCACGAAAGCGGGTGGGAAAAAAGACTATTACCGCCGTAGGGACTGGCAGTATACCCGGCGAGACGGAAAAGAAGTATGGGCAGATGTTAAGCTCAGCATGTTATATGATGAAAATGGGTCCGATTTTATCGGATTTATAGGGGTGTCCAAAGATATCACCGAAAAGAAAAGGCAAGAGCAGGAGCTGGTACGGCGCAATAAAGAATTGGCCTCTCTAATTGAATCACAAACTAACTTTCTGGCAAGAGTTGACCTTGAAGGACATTATATTTTTGTAAACAAGCACTTTTTAGAAAGCTTCGATTACGATGAAAGTATTATAGGAAAGCATTTTTCTTCGGAAATTCATCCCGACGATATTGAGAAATGCAGAGAAGGGATTCGCAGATGTATGGCCTATCCGGGGGTTGCTGTCCCTATTGAGATACGCAGGCCCAAGGGTGATGGCTCTTATATTACCAACTACTGGGAGTTTACAGGAATTACAAATGAAGAGGGAGAAGTTGTAGAGCTTCAGGGGATAGGGTACGATATTACAGAGCGCAAAAGAACAGAAAATAAAGTTCATTATTTAAAAACTTTTAATGAGCTGTTACTGGAAATTTCTACCGGCCTGGTCAATTTGAAGTATCAGAACCTGGGAGCACATATCATTGAGGCGCTGGGAGATGTTACTGAATTTACCGGCTTTGACAGAGCGATGATGTACTTGTTCAATGAAGATACTTCTGAAAGTGAGTTGCAGTATGAATACTGTGCGGCAGGTATCCCATCATCGCCACCGGAATCCCACAAATACCCCGCTGGTCCCTTTGTGTGGTGGAAAGAAAAGATCATGAACCTAGAGGCTGTAGAAATCTCTAACAAAGAAGGTCTGCCCGCAGAAGCTAAAAACACCAGACGGGAAATGGAGGCCTATGGTGTAAATGCCATGATCAGTGTACCAGTAGCCTATGAGCAGGAAGTGATGGGTTTTTTAGTCTTTCTTTCTATGAAGAAAGATAAATGCTGGGATTACGATGCAGTTACATTACTCAAACTATTAGGGTCAATTCTGGCCAATACACTGTATCGGGCCAGAACAGTCCTGGACCTGGAAGAAAGCCGTAACCGTTACAGGTTATTGGCAGATAATGTGACTGATATGCTCATCAAACATGATCTTGATTTCAACATCACTTTTGCTACACCTTCCAGCAAAGAGATGATAGGATATCTGCCTGAAGAGCTGATTGGTAGTTCATTTGCCGAACTGGTGTATCCTGAAGATCACTATAAGATTATGAATCATGTACAGGAAGCACTGGACGGAAATCTTATTCGCTTTATCACTCGCCTGAAAAAGAAAAGTGGTGCGTATCTCTGGGTAGAGGCTAGTGCCAGAGCTTTTGACAATAATGGAAAAACAGAGCTCGTAGCTGTGATACGAGATATTCATACACAAAAGCTGATTGAGATAGAAAAGACAGAGCTTTTCCGGGAAACGCACACATTAAATGAAGAATTGAGGGCTAGTGAGGAGGAATTGAGGCAAACTTTAGACAAGACCGTAGAACTCAACGAACAGCTAGCCAACAATGAACGGAAATTCAAAGGGCTTATTGAGAAAAGCTTTGATGGCATCGTAGTATATGGTCCAGATTCCAGCATCAAATATATTTCCTCTTCAGCTACCCAGATTATTGGTTATACACAGGAAGAAGCATTGAAAATGAGCGGGAGGGATTTTATCTACCCTGCGGATCTGCCAGCAGCGGATGAAAAAATGAGTAGTCTGATTCAAAAACCAGGAGAGCGTGTATCTTTTGAGGTACGTAGCACCCGCAAAGACGGTAAAGTAATATGGATAGAGACACATATTACAAACTTACTGGGAGACCCTGCAATACAAGGCTTAGTAGCAAACTTTAGAGATATTACTGATAGGAAAAAAGCAGCTATAGAGCTGGAAGAAATCCGTATGTCACTCAATGTAGCGCAGAAAATCGCCAAGATAGGAAGTTGGGAACTGGAGCTGCCTGCAATGAAATCCTATATGTCGGAAGAGTTTTATAATCTTCTTGGTTTACAAAGAGATGAAACTCAAAAATCTGCGCTGAATTTTGTTGAGTTTGTTCACCCAGACGATAAAGAAAGGATACAGACAGCTATTGATTTGATGATGCAGGCGCAGAAAGTCACTGATCTGGAATTTAGGATTATAGACAAAAAAGGACGACTTAAGTACGTAAGAGCACAAAACCGCTTAGTTACTGATGGACATGGAAAGGCTGTCAGAATTTTAGGCACTATTCAGGATATTACCAAAGAAACTGAACTGGAGCGTTTGCTGGAAGAGACCAGCAGACTGGCAAAAGTAGGAGGCTGGGAGGTCAACGTAATTACTAATGAGCTTATTTGGACTGAAGAAACTTATGCGGTGCACGAAGTGCCTTATGGAGAGGAGCTAGAACTAGAAAAAGGTATAGAGTTCTATCATCCTGAGGATCGTCCGGTGGTGGAAGAAGCACTGAAAAAAATGACAAGCACTGGCATAAAGTATGACCTTGAGCTAAGAATTATCACATCCAAAGGTAACCTGAAATGGGTACGTACCACCGGTGGTATTGTAACTCAGGTAAATGGTAAGGTCATCAAAATCAGAGGGTCAATTCAGGATATTACAGAGCGCAAACTAAGAGAAGAAGAAGTAAAGAAGTATTCTGAGCGCCTTAGGCTGGCTGCAGAATCCGCGCAGATTGGTGTATGGGATATGGATATTCAACAAGATATCCTGCGCTGGGATAGACAAACCTGCAAAATATTTGGAGTCAGTGAGAAGCATGTACAAGCTTCACTAGAGAAGCTGCGAACGCTTTTGTACCCTGAAGACAGAGACAGGATTCCTGACATAGAAACCCTCAAATCTATGCAAGGAGATAGTATAAACTTACAGTTCAGAATTATCAAAGCAGACAGCAAAGAGATAAGGCACATTAAGTCTTCAGCTAAGGTGCTTTTTGACAATGAGCAGAATGCGGTGCGTATGATCGGAATTCATTGGGATATTACTGCCCTCAAAGAAAATGAGGAACGTCTGCAAAAGAATAATGAAGAGCTCCGCAAAACTAATACGGAACTGGATTACTTTGTCTACAGTACTTCGCACAACCTGAGGGCTCCCCTCACTTCAGTAATGGGCATAGTAGATGTATTACGTGACGCTCGGTCTGAAGCAGAAAAAGGGCAGTTCATTGACCTGATCAGAAAGAGTATCTACAAGCTGGATGAGACGATACAGGAGATCAATGATTATTCTAAAAACTCAAGAGTAGAAGTACAAAAAGTACCGATAGACTTCAGGCAAATGATCAATACCATTGCAGAAAGTCTCTCTTTTATGGATAATGCCCGTAAGGTGAAGCTAGACCTGAAATATCCAGAGGAACTTGAGTTTTATTCTGACACGGGCCGGCTCAAAATCATATTCAATAATCTGCTCTCTAATGCAATCAAGTATAGCAATCCGGCCGAGGAAGATCCCATTATCTCGGTAAATGTAGAAAGCTTGGAAGAGGGGGTGCTTATTGAGATCAAGGATAATGGGATAGGCATCAAGAAGGAGTATCTGGATAAGATCTTTAATATGTTTTTTCGTGCTACCAATCGGTCCAGTGGCTCAGGCCTGGGACTATACATTGTAAAGGAGGCAGTAGAAAAATTAGGCGGGGATATCAATGTAAAATCAGCCCCGGGTAAAGGGACTGATTTTAAAATACAACTACCAAATTTAAAGTGA
- a CDS encoding SusD/RagB family nutrient-binding outer membrane lipoprotein yields the protein MKKLPIFILIFALVATMPACDDGFEEMNEDPNNPTEVPTSYILAGAQTKLIEELFGLYNESFKWNLTGMRYMQHWTSTLYTSEDRYVTIEGDFTPVYYKSLRDLQEVIEQNSNPETAVQAAFSGPNQNQIAVSRILKAYTFHNLTDIWGDIPYSQTLLGSENVTPIYDPQEQIYEGIIQELDEAYAQIDEGAGGIEGDLIYDGDMALWKLFAQSLRLRLGMRLSEAKPELGQAVVADALQKGVFTSNAQNATFTYNEQVPFVNPWYTEFHLETITLAVSNTMIDKLMELNDPRLPAFAEEADALGEYVGMPYGVNAAIAGSIKNEEVSLPADAITSTDYPATLQTYSEVLFLRAEAAARGWTGEDAEQLYEQAIAASFEQWNVGDADLAAYLAQDEVAFDASNYKASIGNQKWFALYMQGMEAWSEWRRLDYPQLLPAPDAAAGRDIPRRRGYPLSEISLNKKNYDEAIARQGPDLMSTRVWWDK from the coding sequence ATGAAAAAGTTACCTATATTTATACTAATCTTTGCTTTGGTAGCCACTATGCCTGCCTGTGACGATGGCTTTGAGGAAATGAATGAGGACCCCAATAATCCTACGGAGGTACCTACTTCCTACATCCTTGCCGGGGCGCAGACCAAGCTCATAGAGGAACTCTTCGGCCTGTACAATGAGTCGTTTAAGTGGAACCTTACCGGCATGCGCTATATGCAGCACTGGACTTCTACCCTCTATACTTCCGAAGACCGTTATGTTACGATTGAAGGAGATTTTACGCCTGTATACTATAAAAGCTTAAGGGATTTACAAGAGGTAATTGAGCAAAACTCTAATCCTGAGACTGCTGTTCAGGCGGCTTTCTCCGGCCCTAACCAGAACCAGATAGCGGTAAGCCGTATTCTTAAGGCTTATACCTTTCATAACCTGACCGATATCTGGGGCGATATTCCGTACAGCCAAACCTTGCTGGGCTCTGAAAATGTCACGCCCATCTATGATCCACAGGAGCAAATCTATGAAGGTATTATTCAGGAGCTGGACGAAGCATATGCACAGATAGACGAGGGAGCGGGAGGTATTGAAGGAGACCTCATCTACGATGGAGATATGGCCCTGTGGAAATTGTTTGCCCAATCTTTACGGCTGCGACTGGGCATGCGCCTTTCAGAAGCCAAACCTGAACTTGGACAGGCAGTAGTAGCTGATGCTTTACAAAAGGGTGTATTTACCAGCAATGCGCAAAACGCTACTTTCACCTATAATGAGCAGGTCCCTTTTGTCAACCCCTGGTATACTGAATTTCATCTGGAGACCATTACGCTGGCGGTTTCCAATACCATGATTGACAAACTAATGGAGCTGAATGACCCTCGCCTCCCTGCCTTTGCGGAAGAAGCCGACGCTTTGGGTGAGTATGTGGGCATGCCTTATGGTGTCAATGCTGCCATTGCCGGTAGTATCAAAAATGAAGAAGTATCGCTGCCTGCTGATGCGATTACTTCCACTGATTACCCTGCTACGCTGCAAACTTATTCAGAAGTGCTCTTTCTGAGAGCCGAAGCCGCGGCACGGGGATGGACTGGTGAAGATGCCGAGCAGTTATATGAGCAGGCCATTGCCGCCTCTTTTGAGCAGTGGAACGTAGGAGATGCTGATCTTGCAGCCTACCTGGCACAGGATGAGGTCGCTTTTGATGCCAGCAATTACAAAGCATCTATCGGTAACCAAAAGTGGTTTGCTCTTTACATGCAGGGTATGGAGGCCTGGTCAGAATGGAGAAGACTGGACTACCCTCAACTGCTGCCTGCTCCTGATGCTGCCGCAGGAAGAGACATTCCCCGCCGAAGAGGTTATCCGCTCTCAGAAATCAGCCTGAATAAAAAAAATTACGATGAAGCCATCGCACGACAGGGCCCTGACCTTATGAGCACCCGTGTATGGTGGGACAAATAA